Proteins from one Ipomoea triloba cultivar NCNSP0323 chromosome 1, ASM357664v1 genomic window:
- the LOC116021842 gene encoding uncharacterized protein LOC116021842 isoform X1 produces MTFVVSNYIVLNIGLLVQLLVLSESHYGAFGSSTHDSLMVSDKQSTGLLDTLNMEKVRTILTHPYPYPHEHSRHFVITVVVGCLFFISSDNMHTLIQKLDSNIKWWSIYACLLGFFYFFSSPFIGKTIKPSYSNFSRWYIVWIFVAALYHLPSFQSMGVDVRMNLSLFLTIYVSSIFFLLVFHVIFLGLGYLGLVARIAKRKPELLAILQNCTVLSIACCVFYIHCGNLAIIKQKPFEWKDSSWFSLWKERNTWLAKFVRMSEFKEQVCKFWFAPVGSASDYPFLSKWVIYGELSCGGSCAESSDEISPIYSLWATFIGLYIANYVVEHSSGWALSHPLSPKEFEKLKEKQMKPEFLDMVPWYSGTSADLFKTVFDLLVSVTLFVGRFDMRMLQAAMTKDQDGAKQQDLLYDQFSEKDDLWFDFMADTGDGGNSSYTVARLLAQPVIRAQNNGSILTLPRGNLLLIGGDLAYPNPSSFTYEKRLFCPFEYALQPPTWYKEEHIAVNKPELPSGIADLKYYEGPQCFLIPGNHDWFDGLQTFMRYICHKSWLGGWFMPQKRSYFALQLPKRWWVFGLDLALHCDIDIYQFKFFSELIRDKMLENDSVIIMTHEPNWLLDWYWSDETGKNVSYLIRDHLNGRCKLRIAGDLHHYMRHSYVPSDRPAYVQHLLVNGCGGAFLHPTHVFRNFNELYGTTYESKASYPSFEDSSRIALGNILKFRKKNWQFDIIGGFIYFVLAFSMFPQCHLDHLLKDDTFSGHLSSFFTTVWDSFIDLFGRSYVSSAGAMLLLVAAICFVPSRVSRKKRMIIGILHVSAHLAAALILMLLLELGVETCIRHDLLGTAGYHTLYEWYRSVESEHFPDPTGLRDRIERWTFGLYPACIKYLMSAFDVPEVMAVSRNSICKDGMESFSRGGAVIYYASVFLYFWVFSTPVVSLIFGSYLYVCINWLHLHFDEAFSSLRIANYKSFTRFHLNSKGDLEVFTLAVDKVPKDWKLDPYWDSELKQPQHSSFTRKFPSKWRAASLKQDPVNTVRVVDHFVIEQTGKSDSETVNGEQTGKSDSETVNEEQTGKSDTETVNGEQTGISDLDTVNGEQTGKSNSAMANGEQTGKLDSETVNGEQTGKSDSETMNGATNQ; encoded by the exons GGATCATCGACTCACGATAGCTTGATGGTATCTGATAAGCAATCCACTGGTTTGCTTGATACCCTTAATATGGAGAAAGTCAGGACAATCCTAACGCATCCATACCCCTATCCACATGAGCATTCACGGCACTTTGTCATTACTGTGGTCGTGGGATGCCTGTTTTTCATATCATCTGATAATATGCACACTCTTATTCAGAAGTTGGATAGCAATATTAAATGGTGGTCAATCTATGCTTGTTTACTAGGATTCTTTTACTTCTTTTCATCTCCATTTATAGGGAAAACAATTAAGCCTAGTTATTCAAATTTCAGCCGCTG gTATATAGTTTGGATATTTGTTGCAGCTCTTTATCATCTTCCCAGTTTTCAGTCAATGGGAGTAGATGTAAGGATGAACCTATCTTTGTTTTTGACTATATATGTCTCATCCATCTTCTTCCTGCTTGTTTTCCATGTTATATTTCTTGGGCTTGGTTATCTTGGCCTTGTGGCTCGTATTGCTAAAAGGAAGCCTGAACTTTTGGCAATTCTTCAAAATTGCACG GTTTTGAGTATAGCTTGCTGTGTATTTTATATCCACTGTGGTAACCTTgctataataaagcaaaagcCATTTGAGTGGAAAGATTCTAGTTGGTTTTCTCTTTGGAAAGAGAGAAACACTTGGCTTGCCAAATTTGTTCGCATGAGTGAGTTCAAAGAACAAGTTTGTAAGTTTTGGTTTGCTCCAGTGGGCTCTGCTAGTGATTACCCATTTTTATCTAAGTGGGTCATCTATGGAGAG ttgaGTTGTGGAGGCTCATGCGCAGAATCATCAGATGAAATCTCACCAATTTATTCATTATGGGCCACTTTTATTGGCCTCTACATTGCTAATTATGTCGTGGAACACTCATCAGG ATGGGCTCTCTCCCACCCTTTATCGCCCAAGGAATTTGAGAAGTTGAAGGAAAAGCAGATGAAGCCAGAGTTTTTGGATATGGTTCCTTGGTATTCAGG GACATCTGCTGATTTATTCAAAACAGTGTTTGACCTACTGGTTTCAGTTACTTTATTTGTGGGACGTTTTGATATGCGTATGTTGCAG GCGGCTATGACCAAAGACCAAGATGGAGCTAAACAACAGGATCTTTTGTATGATCAGTTTAGTGAAAAAGATGACCTTTGGTTTGATTTTATGGCCGATACTGGTGATGGTGGAAATTCATCATACACAGTGGCACGGCTTCTTGCTCAACCTGTGATCCGTGCCCAAAATAATGGCTCTATTCTTACTTTGCCTCGTGGGAATCTGCTTCTCATAGGCGGCGATCTTGC GTATCCTAACCCATCATCGTTTACATATGAGAAACGCTTATTTTGCCCCTTTGAGTATGCTCTTCAGCCACCAACATGGTATAAGGAAGAACACATTGCTGTAAACAAGCCAGAGTTACCTTCTGGGATTGCTGATTTGAAGTACTATGAAGGACCTCAGTGTTTTCTTATACCTGGGAATCATG ATTGGTTTGACGGGCTTCAGACATTCATGAGGTACATTTGTCACAAAAGTTGGTTGGGTGGCTGGTTCATGCCTCAAAAGAGAAGCTATTTTGCCCTGCAGCTACCAAAACGGTGGTGGGTATTTGGTCTTGACCTCGCTCTCCATTGTGATATTGATATATACCAATTCAAGTTCTTCTCAGAATTAATAAGGGATAAG ATGTTAGAGAATGATTCTGTGATCATTATGACTCACGAACCTAATTGGCTTCTCGATTGGTATTGGAGCGATGAGACTGGGAAGAATGTTTCTTACTTAATACGTGACCATTTAAACGGGAGGTGTAAGCTTCGAATTGCTGGAGACTTGCATCATTATATGCGCCATTCATATGTTCCATCGGATAGGCCAGCTTACGTGCAACATTTACTTGTTAACGGTTGTGGTGGAGCGTTTCTACACCCTACACATGTCTTCCGTAATTTCAATGAACTATATGGGACGACCTATGAGAGTAAAGCTTCTTACCCGTCGTTTGAGGATTCAAGCAGA ATCGCATTAGGGAACATATTGAAGTTCCGAAAGAAGAATTGGCAATTTGATATTATTGGTGGCTTCATATATTTTGTCTTAGCATTCTCTATGTTCCCTCAG TGCCATTTGGACCACCTGTTAAAGGACGATACCTTTTCTGGTCACTTGAGTAGCTTCTTTACTACGGTGTGGGATTCCTTTATAGATCTGTTTGGTCGTTCGTATGTATCCTCGGCTGGTGCCATGTTACTATTAGTAGCTGCAATATGTTTTGTGCCATCCAGGGTGTCTCGTAAAAAGAGAATGATAATCGGGATTCTTCACGTGTCTGCTCACTTGGCTGCAGCATTGATTCTCATGCTCTTGTTGGAATTGGGCGTTGAGACGTGCATCAGACATGATCTACTGGGTACAGCCG gcTATCATACTCTATATGAATGGTATCGATCAGTCGAGAGTGAGCATTTTCCAGACCCTACTGGCCTTAGAGACCGTATAGAAAGATGGACGTTTGGCCTTTATCCAGCGTGCATCAAGTATCTCATGTCTGCTTTTGATGTACCCGAG GTAATGGCGGTTTCAAGGAATAGCATTTGCAAGGACGGGATGGAATCGTTCTCCCGAGGGGGTGCTGTAATATATTATGCATctgtttttctttatttctgGGTATTCTCAACTCCCGTGGTTTCTTTGATTTTCGGAAGCTACCTGTACGTCTGCATTAATTGGCTTCACTTACACTTTGACGAGGCGTTTTCATCTCTGCGCATTGCTAACTATAAGTCTTTCACGAGGTTTCACCTTAACAGCAAAGGTGACCTTGAAGTTTTCACACTCGCGGTTGATAAG GTCCCGAAAGATTGGAAGCTCGACCCTTACTGGGATTCGGAGCTAAAACAGCCACAGCATTCAAGCTTCACGCGGAAGTTTCCTAGCAAATGGAGAGCAGCTTCGCTAAAGCAGGATCCTGTAAATACAGTTCGGGTTGTTGATCACTTCGTCATTGAGCAGACAGGAAAATCAGATTCAGAGACGGTTAATGGAGAGCAGACAGGAAAATCAGATTCAGAGACGGTTAATGAAGAGCAAACAGGAAAATCAGATACAGAGACAGTTAATGGGGAGCAGACAGGAATATCAGATTTAGATACGGTTAATGGAGAGCAGACAGGAAAATCAAATTCAGCAATGGCTAATGGAGAGCAGACAGGAAAATTGGATTCAGAGACGGTTAATGGAGAGCAGACAGGAAAGTCGGATTCAGAGACGATGAATGGAGCAACTAATCAATGA
- the LOC116021842 gene encoding uncharacterized protein LOC116021842 isoform X2 — MVSDKQSTGLLDTLNMEKVRTILTHPYPYPHEHSRHFVITVVVGCLFFISSDNMHTLIQKLDSNIKWWSIYACLLGFFYFFSSPFIGKTIKPSYSNFSRWYIVWIFVAALYHLPSFQSMGVDVRMNLSLFLTIYVSSIFFLLVFHVIFLGLGYLGLVARIAKRKPELLAILQNCTVLSIACCVFYIHCGNLAIIKQKPFEWKDSSWFSLWKERNTWLAKFVRMSEFKEQVCKFWFAPVGSASDYPFLSKWVIYGELSCGGSCAESSDEISPIYSLWATFIGLYIANYVVEHSSGWALSHPLSPKEFEKLKEKQMKPEFLDMVPWYSGTSADLFKTVFDLLVSVTLFVGRFDMRMLQAAMTKDQDGAKQQDLLYDQFSEKDDLWFDFMADTGDGGNSSYTVARLLAQPVIRAQNNGSILTLPRGNLLLIGGDLAYPNPSSFTYEKRLFCPFEYALQPPTWYKEEHIAVNKPELPSGIADLKYYEGPQCFLIPGNHDWFDGLQTFMRYICHKSWLGGWFMPQKRSYFALQLPKRWWVFGLDLALHCDIDIYQFKFFSELIRDKMLENDSVIIMTHEPNWLLDWYWSDETGKNVSYLIRDHLNGRCKLRIAGDLHHYMRHSYVPSDRPAYVQHLLVNGCGGAFLHPTHVFRNFNELYGTTYESKASYPSFEDSSRIALGNILKFRKKNWQFDIIGGFIYFVLAFSMFPQCHLDHLLKDDTFSGHLSSFFTTVWDSFIDLFGRSYVSSAGAMLLLVAAICFVPSRVSRKKRMIIGILHVSAHLAAALILMLLLELGVETCIRHDLLGTAGYHTLYEWYRSVESEHFPDPTGLRDRIERWTFGLYPACIKYLMSAFDVPEVMAVSRNSICKDGMESFSRGGAVIYYASVFLYFWVFSTPVVSLIFGSYLYVCINWLHLHFDEAFSSLRIANYKSFTRFHLNSKGDLEVFTLAVDKVPKDWKLDPYWDSELKQPQHSSFTRKFPSKWRAASLKQDPVNTVRVVDHFVIEQTGKSDSETVNGEQTGKSDSETVNEEQTGKSDTETVNGEQTGISDLDTVNGEQTGKSNSAMANGEQTGKLDSETVNGEQTGKSDSETMNGATNQ; from the exons ATGGTATCTGATAAGCAATCCACTGGTTTGCTTGATACCCTTAATATGGAGAAAGTCAGGACAATCCTAACGCATCCATACCCCTATCCACATGAGCATTCACGGCACTTTGTCATTACTGTGGTCGTGGGATGCCTGTTTTTCATATCATCTGATAATATGCACACTCTTATTCAGAAGTTGGATAGCAATATTAAATGGTGGTCAATCTATGCTTGTTTACTAGGATTCTTTTACTTCTTTTCATCTCCATTTATAGGGAAAACAATTAAGCCTAGTTATTCAAATTTCAGCCGCTG gTATATAGTTTGGATATTTGTTGCAGCTCTTTATCATCTTCCCAGTTTTCAGTCAATGGGAGTAGATGTAAGGATGAACCTATCTTTGTTTTTGACTATATATGTCTCATCCATCTTCTTCCTGCTTGTTTTCCATGTTATATTTCTTGGGCTTGGTTATCTTGGCCTTGTGGCTCGTATTGCTAAAAGGAAGCCTGAACTTTTGGCAATTCTTCAAAATTGCACG GTTTTGAGTATAGCTTGCTGTGTATTTTATATCCACTGTGGTAACCTTgctataataaagcaaaagcCATTTGAGTGGAAAGATTCTAGTTGGTTTTCTCTTTGGAAAGAGAGAAACACTTGGCTTGCCAAATTTGTTCGCATGAGTGAGTTCAAAGAACAAGTTTGTAAGTTTTGGTTTGCTCCAGTGGGCTCTGCTAGTGATTACCCATTTTTATCTAAGTGGGTCATCTATGGAGAG ttgaGTTGTGGAGGCTCATGCGCAGAATCATCAGATGAAATCTCACCAATTTATTCATTATGGGCCACTTTTATTGGCCTCTACATTGCTAATTATGTCGTGGAACACTCATCAGG ATGGGCTCTCTCCCACCCTTTATCGCCCAAGGAATTTGAGAAGTTGAAGGAAAAGCAGATGAAGCCAGAGTTTTTGGATATGGTTCCTTGGTATTCAGG GACATCTGCTGATTTATTCAAAACAGTGTTTGACCTACTGGTTTCAGTTACTTTATTTGTGGGACGTTTTGATATGCGTATGTTGCAG GCGGCTATGACCAAAGACCAAGATGGAGCTAAACAACAGGATCTTTTGTATGATCAGTTTAGTGAAAAAGATGACCTTTGGTTTGATTTTATGGCCGATACTGGTGATGGTGGAAATTCATCATACACAGTGGCACGGCTTCTTGCTCAACCTGTGATCCGTGCCCAAAATAATGGCTCTATTCTTACTTTGCCTCGTGGGAATCTGCTTCTCATAGGCGGCGATCTTGC GTATCCTAACCCATCATCGTTTACATATGAGAAACGCTTATTTTGCCCCTTTGAGTATGCTCTTCAGCCACCAACATGGTATAAGGAAGAACACATTGCTGTAAACAAGCCAGAGTTACCTTCTGGGATTGCTGATTTGAAGTACTATGAAGGACCTCAGTGTTTTCTTATACCTGGGAATCATG ATTGGTTTGACGGGCTTCAGACATTCATGAGGTACATTTGTCACAAAAGTTGGTTGGGTGGCTGGTTCATGCCTCAAAAGAGAAGCTATTTTGCCCTGCAGCTACCAAAACGGTGGTGGGTATTTGGTCTTGACCTCGCTCTCCATTGTGATATTGATATATACCAATTCAAGTTCTTCTCAGAATTAATAAGGGATAAG ATGTTAGAGAATGATTCTGTGATCATTATGACTCACGAACCTAATTGGCTTCTCGATTGGTATTGGAGCGATGAGACTGGGAAGAATGTTTCTTACTTAATACGTGACCATTTAAACGGGAGGTGTAAGCTTCGAATTGCTGGAGACTTGCATCATTATATGCGCCATTCATATGTTCCATCGGATAGGCCAGCTTACGTGCAACATTTACTTGTTAACGGTTGTGGTGGAGCGTTTCTACACCCTACACATGTCTTCCGTAATTTCAATGAACTATATGGGACGACCTATGAGAGTAAAGCTTCTTACCCGTCGTTTGAGGATTCAAGCAGA ATCGCATTAGGGAACATATTGAAGTTCCGAAAGAAGAATTGGCAATTTGATATTATTGGTGGCTTCATATATTTTGTCTTAGCATTCTCTATGTTCCCTCAG TGCCATTTGGACCACCTGTTAAAGGACGATACCTTTTCTGGTCACTTGAGTAGCTTCTTTACTACGGTGTGGGATTCCTTTATAGATCTGTTTGGTCGTTCGTATGTATCCTCGGCTGGTGCCATGTTACTATTAGTAGCTGCAATATGTTTTGTGCCATCCAGGGTGTCTCGTAAAAAGAGAATGATAATCGGGATTCTTCACGTGTCTGCTCACTTGGCTGCAGCATTGATTCTCATGCTCTTGTTGGAATTGGGCGTTGAGACGTGCATCAGACATGATCTACTGGGTACAGCCG gcTATCATACTCTATATGAATGGTATCGATCAGTCGAGAGTGAGCATTTTCCAGACCCTACTGGCCTTAGAGACCGTATAGAAAGATGGACGTTTGGCCTTTATCCAGCGTGCATCAAGTATCTCATGTCTGCTTTTGATGTACCCGAG GTAATGGCGGTTTCAAGGAATAGCATTTGCAAGGACGGGATGGAATCGTTCTCCCGAGGGGGTGCTGTAATATATTATGCATctgtttttctttatttctgGGTATTCTCAACTCCCGTGGTTTCTTTGATTTTCGGAAGCTACCTGTACGTCTGCATTAATTGGCTTCACTTACACTTTGACGAGGCGTTTTCATCTCTGCGCATTGCTAACTATAAGTCTTTCACGAGGTTTCACCTTAACAGCAAAGGTGACCTTGAAGTTTTCACACTCGCGGTTGATAAG GTCCCGAAAGATTGGAAGCTCGACCCTTACTGGGATTCGGAGCTAAAACAGCCACAGCATTCAAGCTTCACGCGGAAGTTTCCTAGCAAATGGAGAGCAGCTTCGCTAAAGCAGGATCCTGTAAATACAGTTCGGGTTGTTGATCACTTCGTCATTGAGCAGACAGGAAAATCAGATTCAGAGACGGTTAATGGAGAGCAGACAGGAAAATCAGATTCAGAGACGGTTAATGAAGAGCAAACAGGAAAATCAGATACAGAGACAGTTAATGGGGAGCAGACAGGAATATCAGATTTAGATACGGTTAATGGAGAGCAGACAGGAAAATCAAATTCAGCAATGGCTAATGGAGAGCAGACAGGAAAATTGGATTCAGAGACGGTTAATGGAGAGCAGACAGGAAAGTCGGATTCAGAGACGATGAATGGAGCAACTAATCAATGA